In Listeria cossartiae subsp. cossartiae, the DNA window AGCCATTATCATCGCTATTTTGGCCGACTGCTAACTTTCTTATCAATCGGGTTAATGCAGGCGCTCATCGTGACGCTCGGGAATATTTTCTTACTCGGCGTATCCATTGCAGAACCACTGCTCCACGTGCTATTCAGTATGTTTATCAGTGTGATATTTATGACAATTGTTTACACGCTCGTCTCGCTATTTAATAATGTCGGAAAAGGAATCGCGATTATTTTACTTGTTTTGCAAATTTCAGGAGCAGGCGGAAACTTTCCTATTCAAGTTTCGCCACCATTTTTCCAAGCGATTTATCCGTTCTTGCCGTTCACTTATGCGGTTAGTCTAATCCGGGAAAGTGTTGGGGGGCTTTACATGCCGACAGTCTGGATCGATATGAGCGTCCTTACCGGATTTGCGATTCTGTTTATCGCACTAGGAATTTTACTCAAAAAACCACTCGATAAAATTGTGCCAAAACTCTCGGAAAAAGCAAAACGAAGCAAGCTGATCCATTAATAATTTTTCTGTGATATAATTACGAGCGAAGAGGGGGCAGACTTGTGGCAAATAAATTTAAAACATTAGATAAGATGGTTTACAATTTACTTCTTGAAAAAATTAAAAACGGCGAATTAGTGGTGAACCAACATTTAGCGGAAGAAAAACTAGCGACAGAATTCGGTGTGAGCCGTTCACCACTACGAAAAGCAATCGCAACACTCACTGCTCAAGGCATTGTCAGCTATCACGAAAATAGTGGCGCCGTTTTAAATGATGTCCTTATTGATGCGGCTCGCTATGTGCAATTAATGGAAACCATTGATATTTTTGTCGATGCTGCTATCGTCAAGGCTGCTCATTTTGGTTATGAAATGGATGTCGAAAAACTGCATGAGCGCGTGACTGAGATGGAACGCTTTTCGTATTTAACCGATGTGGAAAATTATTTTGAGGCACATCACCGTTTTATTCTTTGTTTAATTAGTTTTGCTGAAAACCCCTACCAAGTTCGCATCGCCAAGCAAATTTTCTTCCAAATGGTTCATTTTTCTGATGGCATTAACATTTTTAAATCTGTCGAAATTAGAGAATGGACTAACAAAAAGAGTAAGCAGATTTATGAGCTACTCGCGGAAGAAAAAACAGAAGCCGCTAGAAAAACGATAAAGTCATTATTTGCGGAACTTACAATTCAAGCTTATAGATAAAAAGAGCTGTCCATTTAGG includes these proteins:
- a CDS encoding GntR family transcriptional regulator, translated to MANKFKTLDKMVYNLLLEKIKNGELVVNQHLAEEKLATEFGVSRSPLRKAIATLTAQGIVSYHENSGAVLNDVLIDAARYVQLMETIDIFVDAAIVKAAHFGYEMDVEKLHERVTEMERFSYLTDVENYFEAHHRFILCLISFAENPYQVRIAKQIFFQMVHFSDGINIFKSVEIREWTNKKSKQIYELLAEEKTEAARKTIKSLFAELTIQAYR